A genomic segment from Leptospira yasudae encodes:
- the cysC gene encoding adenylyl-sulfate kinase — protein MGENLTWLTHNVTKEDRSKIKQQKPCLLWVTGLSGSGKSTIANALESFLNEKKYHTFLLDGDNLRYGLNKDLGFTQAERTENIRRTGEVAKLFTEAGIIVIVSLISPYRADRQSVRELFQDGEFIEIYLSTPLEICEKRDPKGLYKKARVGEIPNFTGISSPYESPIKPEINLDTSKQTIEESIKKLCSYLYEKEIIQS, from the coding sequence ATGGGCGAAAACTTAACATGGCTAACTCATAACGTCACCAAAGAAGATAGATCGAAGATTAAGCAACAAAAACCGTGTCTTTTATGGGTAACCGGGCTCAGCGGGTCTGGAAAGTCGACGATCGCAAATGCTCTGGAATCGTTTTTGAATGAAAAAAAATATCATACTTTTCTTTTAGACGGAGATAACCTTCGTTATGGGTTAAATAAAGATTTAGGCTTTACCCAAGCGGAAAGAACGGAGAACATCAGAAGAACGGGAGAGGTTGCCAAATTATTCACGGAAGCCGGGATAATCGTGATCGTTTCTCTGATTTCCCCGTATAGAGCTGATCGACAGTCGGTACGAGAATTGTTTCAAGACGGTGAATTTATCGAAATTTATCTTTCCACTCCCTTGGAAATCTGCGAGAAACGGGATCCGAAAGGGCTCTATAAAAAAGCTAGAGTCGGTGAAATCCCGAATTTTACGGGAATCAGCTCCCCGTATGAATCTCCGATTAAACCTGAAATCAATCTTGATACGAGCAAACAGACGATCGAAGAAAGCATAAAAAAGTTATGCTCTTATTTATACGAAAAAGAAATTATTCAAAGCTAA
- a CDS encoding DUF4910 domain-containing protein has translation MTDFNELIQKISNLDRCHAGPEMEKAYDELVSFYPQARKIQYSSSEKIYHWELPPYWECKSATLTGPDGKIIASRADSNLSIYSYSPPFEGELTLEELKPHLFTNPKKPKAIPFHFRNQYRHRNAEWGFCLPFEIYDSLKPGTYKVKIESSFDYNGKVTQVDYCKEGKSPKEIIFVGHFDHPDQVNDGLSGCIASFEVVRRLQEKTTKYSYRAFASVEIVGSAAYLHHEKEIAKNLKGGLFLALVGIKQELIYQSSFYNQSVIDRAVRNVLDPRQEKNIFFSHREKIGNDENVFDAVGYEIPMGTLLRWPFDNYHTSDDNFQNYNPDATEEIIQKILQVIDIIENDAIVFPKFKGIPSLASPEINLYLSPTNISQTKDNSAKDRYGSRLTDDILKYVESEADLLYHFMRIALRLADGKNTILDICEKTKMPFSFAYWYIKQLEEKNLVELKEVDIL, from the coding sequence ATGACTGATTTTAACGAATTAATTCAAAAAATCTCCAATTTGGACCGGTGTCACGCAGGGCCGGAAATGGAAAAGGCCTATGACGAACTTGTTTCGTTTTATCCGCAGGCAAGAAAAATTCAATACTCTTCTTCCGAGAAAATTTATCACTGGGAACTTCCGCCTTATTGGGAATGTAAATCTGCGACACTTACGGGGCCGGACGGTAAAATTATAGCTTCGAGAGCGGATTCTAATCTTTCCATTTACAGCTATTCCCCACCCTTTGAGGGAGAATTGACCTTAGAAGAATTAAAACCTCACCTTTTTACTAATCCGAAAAAACCAAAAGCGATCCCCTTTCACTTTCGCAATCAATATCGGCATCGAAATGCGGAGTGGGGGTTCTGTTTACCGTTTGAAATTTACGATTCTCTAAAGCCGGGGACTTATAAAGTAAAGATTGAAAGTAGTTTCGACTATAACGGAAAAGTCACTCAGGTAGATTATTGCAAGGAAGGTAAAAGTCCTAAAGAGATCATCTTTGTAGGACATTTCGATCATCCTGATCAGGTGAACGACGGATTGTCCGGATGTATCGCTTCGTTTGAAGTCGTTCGTAGATTACAGGAAAAAACTACGAAATACTCATATCGTGCCTTTGCCAGCGTTGAGATCGTAGGTTCGGCTGCATATTTGCATCATGAGAAAGAAATTGCAAAAAATCTAAAAGGCGGATTGTTTTTGGCTTTAGTTGGTATCAAACAAGAATTGATCTATCAAAGTAGTTTTTACAATCAATCCGTGATTGATCGTGCTGTTCGGAACGTTTTGGATCCTAGACAAGAGAAAAATATTTTCTTTTCCCATCGGGAAAAAATCGGAAACGACGAAAATGTTTTTGATGCAGTCGGATACGAAATACCGATGGGCACATTATTGCGTTGGCCATTTGATAACTATCATACAAGCGACGATAATTTTCAAAATTATAATCCTGATGCGACGGAAGAAATCATTCAAAAAATTCTTCAGGTCATCGATATCATTGAAAACGACGCGATTGTCTTTCCGAAGTTTAAAGGAATTCCTTCCTTAGCTAGTCCTGAAATAAATCTCTATTTATCCCCTACGAATATCTCGCAAACGAAAGATAACTCTGCAAAGGATCGTTACGGTTCAAGACTTACGGACGACATATTAAAATACGTGGAAAGCGAAGCCGATTTATTGTATCATTTTATGAGAATTGCACTTCGTTTAGCGGACGGTAAAAATACGATCTTAGATATTTGTGAAAAAACGAAAATGCCGTTTAGTTTCGCCTATTGGTATATCAAACAATTGGAAGAAAAGAATTTAGTCGAATTAAAGGAAGTTGATATATTATGA